In the Hermetia illucens chromosome 1, iHerIll2.2.curated.20191125, whole genome shotgun sequence genome, CATAAAGAATAAATATACTTATTCTCTTTCTTTCTCAATTACAGAAACCGCACCAACCGCTTTGCAGCTTCTTCCCGCTCGAGAAGGTTACATTCCCGTCTATATTCGTACCGGCGACACCCCACTGATTGATATCAACCCAGAACTAGCCGAAGCCTTCCGTGAAACGGAGAACATTCAAACACGGGAAGCCAAAATTGAAGAGGTGTAATGTCTAccattaattataatttatttacctTTATTTCAATGCATTTGCAGGATCAGCCAAGTCAACCAGCGTCTGAAGCGAAGTCCGACGATAAGAAACCGGAAGATCAGAAACCTGAACCAACTGCAGTTGCTAAAAGTAAACGTCAGGCCACTGAGGATCAAGCGCAGGACCCCGCCAAAGCTGCATCACACGAAGACAGCAAAGAAGACCAAAGTAAATCGGAGGAATCGAAAAAGCCAGAAGAGGCAGCCCCAGAGGCGCCGCGGGAAAAACGCGAGTGGGGCACGCAAGTCCCCGATACGCCGACAAAAACATTAGACAGCAAAGCCACTGATGAATCACAATCCGGACATGGTACCAACGATGATGCGAACAAGTCCTTATAAGTTCTCTCTTATCCATTTAGAATGtgtgattattttatttatgtatattGATATTGAGCAAATATAAAATGACCGGCAAATAAGgctgcctggaaagtctattcCTTTTGGTTTTTTCTGCATGTTGTCATTCTAAGATAACGTTTCTGCTTCTGAACTTTATAAGATAGTGGAGCCTCTAAAGCATGAAAGGAAATGCTTATACATATGTACCACAAAATTAGAAAGATGAAGTCATTTTAAACCTCTCAGAATAATGTGGAAGACATGCTTTCCACTTCAGTATTAAACCTGGGACCAATGTTTACTGCGTGATCAACCAGAAAGGAGAGTACCGCAACTCCCTTGAtgggaggaactggaaacctgactatgacactgttacctaattattccagaaaacgggagaggaagcCTTGGCAAAAAGGAGCTTCATCCACAGAAAagaggggactacaggctaaatCTTGCCTGCCAGAgactaccaggaaaagcggaagaaaggacaACTAGTGATGTGAACACAACTGATCTAATACCGGCATGTGAAAACAGACCCATGCTacccgaacaccgtgaacccgCCGACGACTGCGGAAATTACTGCGGAAGAAGACGAAGCttgttgaaaatgaaaacatgGGCGTTGCTATACCACCAGCGAAAAGTagggacaagctggtaaccccggtgagatccacgctGAACGGAGCAGACTCTTCAATTAACGTCGGCTTTGACATTAGATTAcatttatgtctacaaacaacaATGGTTAGCCTGCAGCATGTCAAcccctcttcctatctactggcagcaaggctgacaaagttgcagaactgtccttattaatttatttatttctggtACATGAACCGTGTATTCATTTTCACAACCCATTCGGCGAGAAATCTGCGACACCGAGAACCTGTGTACTGATGTCAAAActattagaggcaaccatgctgagacaattcttttCCCAGAACCTACTTTCAATCAACTTACTATCCCAGGTTAATGGCGAAAGGAGAAATGTCATCATTGCCTCCACTTATTTACCTTATGATTCTCCATGTCCTGCGCCGACGCacgaactaagggatctggaagTGTAATGAGAACCAAGTGGCCTTGATAAAATGggggtagcaaatgcaatcctacaGAAGAGAAACTATTTTATTTGATCACTTTAGCTGGTTTCATGATCGCAAACATATTGAGCGCCTGTACGTTCCTGAAGTCAAGaaaaaatgaagtaattgactaATAATCTACATCTTAAAGCTGTTAAAGTTTATCAAAGACTGGCACGTACTAGAGGAAGTCtaactctcagatcaccgttacttagaaacAACAAAATGCAGCTCTCAAGGCGATAGAAgaccaattggaaactctgaattgcacacttttagactGCTTTGAAGAGGCGGAAGCAGAACTCAATCAGACAGAAGCAGACTCAACCAGACAGCTTCTGAATCATGCTTGGAAAAGCAGCACGtaggaagactggttaaatttccagAAGTCATGGCGTGAATAtcagaggctcgtaaaacgctCGCTTCGAGACTCCttcagagcatactgtgagaaactggaaggaAAAAGGCAGACTTCGAAGTTATCGCCGAGTTTTTAAAAGGGATGATTCGGCCAAGTCTGACCCTCTTAGAAAACCAGATCGAACTTCAAAACTCCAGAGTTGCGACTGCACAGACTCTCTtgaaagtacaccatccgggagaacgggtgacaGAAATGGAAGGGAGAAAAttagcggtttctgcaaactttCAACACAAGCGAGAGTGATGGTTACCTATAAAAAAGTGAGAGCTGCTATTCTGTCTATTgaaaacttcaaagcacctggcatggatgtcaTCTATCCAGAAATGCTAAAGTGGGGTATAGAGTATTTAGaacagaaataaatattttttggagatgtcttgctttgggctacttgcctacctcttggcagaaggttaaggtagtattcatacctaagcctgggacagatgactattcaaattcaaagaaagaCAAATCAGGTtagcatcattttcgctgaaatgtctggagagactagtTGGGTGTCACATTCACGAGAAGGCGCTgaagtcgcacccactaaatgagatcaacacgcttaccaagGTCCTGTGAGCCTgatcttcactctttggtttcaaagctgTGTTTCAATTGATGTGTGccgaagtgggtgttgatcaccACGTAACAACAGAAGCGACGGAAGTTTATATCCTTATGCTATCACCGCttgtgtggagtatgttgatcaacccactactatgcgaactgcaaaatctaccaATTCACGCCCAGGCTTATGCGATTGATGTTGCCATGCTagttgttgatcgggatctcggAGCGGTGTATGGAAAAGTACAACCCGCcattaatttgattgacagttggtgccttagaCACGGACTTCCAATAAATCTAAATAGAACCATAGATAAGGGATACAAACAATACCTTCAACTCaccaaagaaatgaaatatctgcaTCACAGCCACATAAACGAATCCAAACGGGGAATCAAGTaaaatggaccactagggtccAAGTGTTCAGAGGTTTTACCTCTCCCCCAACTCATACACATACACTTCCGGATGGTCTTTTTGATGACTTGGCTTATGGTAAACTAATAAAACACTGGTCCTGTAGGGTAGGCCAAAGAATGTGTTGTCCTGGCCGGAACTGTCAGTCGTCTTTTATCTTTAAAACTTCGCTGTTTAGCGGAGGCTAGTGAACCAAAAAAGGGAGAGCAAGTTTGTCCCTTCGTCCGGTCCGTCGCATACGTCTAATAAAATAAAGCCAGTTTCCACTGCCAATAACAATCTGATATTCAAGCAAATTGCTATATTTGCTTGCATATTCCCCCAATGCGCTGCTTCACGGTGTGCGGCGATCAAGACCTTAGATCTTAGCCAAACAACGAGCTGACGGCAGTGGTGCAGCGTGAAccgaaaaacaaaaactaacGCTTATATATTACTATCCCAGCTAAATCAGTTGAAACCAATAGATCCCAAAACAATCCATAGGTAACCAGAGAATACTAAAAATCAATCCTATTGTTGACGTGACTAATCAGAAAGCCATCATCCAATCCTTCACCGAAAAATGCTTGGTTGAAAAGGTCTGGAAGCCTGAGCCACCATAATATCCTCTATCAGAAAGAGGACTAAGCTGCAATAAAGAGTTATTTCTTCGAGCAAGAGACGGCATTTTATAGTTGAGAACAGGGCTCACTGTTttgtccgtggaccacaaacaGCAGGAGAAATTGTCATTTCAAATGTTCcaatccaccatcaagtggatagcAGATTCAAGACTTcctcaattccaaacaaaatttaGATTAGCCTCAgccggcttaggcctgaatCTTTACTAAGCGGTTTATTCttctgaatataattcatacccaagAAAACTGTGTACTGACGATTCAACCTCCAGcgcattcttcgaaattttatgggagaaaaatcattgcccATCTTCGACCGCCACGGTAATTACGGGAGGAAACTCCGCTCATAAGGTCTAAGAACAACACAAGGAAACTATAAAAacgtcacatatcgacgcataaattccgatttttttttaggaagagcttcaaacactggTCAGAATCGTCAATTCATTGTTGTTTTCGGTCGATCGTGAGCTCGCGCGGCACCCACTTTAAACAGGGCTTTAACATACCCAAACGTTCATgcacgttcctttgatatctttagagcccCACCAATCTCAATCAAATTCACTTTGagatcatccaaaattattttgtggactttctTGATGTTTTCTTCGATAAGAAACCTTTTCGGGGCGTCGACTGTGTCCTCGATACTCATTTCGCCTCATTTAAACTCAGCAAACCACCTCTCAATGGTTGATTTTCATGGTGCAAAGTCCAAATAATGCTTATCAAGCCAAACTTTGGCTTCAACAGTATGCATTTTCCCccaaaagcaatgctttattaacccaggaaattcctttttatccatctaactaaagttgcttcactcgctcaaatagagcgatggcgtaagccaggacaccagacagcttttagtaatATGGACGacgcaaaacctggatgtctagagttttccattcaggcaggcctaaaccggtcGGTtgctgcgctgttgatgatgatgtttgccCACAAATCTTCTCATCATCATCGTTTAATAACGGCTACATAATACTCTTTGTTCACTGCCTGACATTTTGGCTGAAATTGACAACAATTTAGCCATAAACagcataaataataataataatccttggtgcaacaatccatattggatcagggccttgaagtgggttagagcacttcattcaagaccgtaacggtacactacaggattgcagaaccctgcaggaggcaatgtggtcagtattgcgctcgcccgagattattaccctgatttgactcaggtactcattcacagctgaatcgactggtatccaacgtcaaatcacgatacaaatcccactgctaccagcgaaatttgaaccacggccttccgtacgacagtcttgcgatccaaccacttagctatccggacacagcatTCCTATTGCAAAACTTTGATTTAAACTTGCTACGTCAGGGTAGTGTCAGCTCTTCAGATCCTAAAGTTCacttgcgatgtcgtcaggtctgtTGCTTTTCCCGGTTTTATTTCCTCGATTAGCTCTTCCATTTCTGTGGCGGTTGGCAGGTTATAATAATATCTGATTACCGAAGATCCACATGGAAAAAGACAAGTTcctttgtaaagaaatgggATCTTCGGTCGAGGTGTACCCAGCCGTGGTTTGttccatcctaacgtacggttctattgtgtggtAATTGAGGTTGatcaagaaatacaatagaactaaACTTAATAGGATCTAAGGAGCCGCTTGTGCAGATTCTACTGGGGCTCTACGGTCCTGCCGGGCAGATGCCGTTAATATACTTTTGCATCTCTTCCCCCTGgacttccacattaaatacactGCGGGGTGAAATGCTGTTAAACTAAGTGAATCCAGATGACGAAGCCCTACGACCATAATTACATCATGGGCGAAGTACCTCGAAAACTTTTGCCTTTCCCAACGAATTACGTCAAGCGCAAACCAAACTTCATGATGAACTTCGCTACCAGCTTCCCAATCAAGACAAAAGGAACGACCGCTGCTAACTTCAAATAACGAAAGCCACCTTCCACCTGGGCCAAGTCAAAGAGGATCTGGCCCTCCTATAAGAAGACCCGACCGCAAGAGCTTTTAGAGGAATACGATGGTTTTCTGAGGGCACTGGCCTACAATGAACCatgccaccaaacttggtgtgtCCTCTAATAAAGGCACTTTCATTGCGATTATCCAGCTATAACAAGacccaggctgcggacactagcaaaaaaaatttttggggacctcaaagagatatCCTGTTGAAGGGTGGAAAAACATCTATACTTCGTAAAACCTACGTGCTGCCTCTGATTTTGCTCCACTTACCCTTCCCCCAACACTGACAGTCGTAGGAATTTGTAGCATAAAAATGGCGCACCccagcgttaattgggctcaAGCGGACGGCCACTgatgcctacctacctaccatagtTCACCATTTTCATGAATAGAATGAATAAGACTTTTTCGCCAATCTTCCAGCATATTTTCATCAGACCAAACAGTGCATAGGTGATGAAACAGATGCCTTTACGGCTTCTGCTCCTTCGATgtatccggcctaggcttgCGTTAACAAGAAACCCCAGATATCATTCCGATTTTGCATCGAAGTCGACCCATGCGATATCCATAAAGCCTGACTGGGGTCctagcctacaccatcgctttacctgaggcagcgtctgtctcgtcttctctttctaccatagatattgccctttccgggcaggatcatcctcatcaatacgggttaagtgatccgcccaccccaacctgttgaatcggattttatccacaaccagacggtcgtagtatcggtcgtaaatttcatcgttataaaggctaaaaaatcgtccatccttatcatcatcatcaacggcgcaacaaccagtatccggtctaggcctgccttaataaggaacttcagacatcccggttttgcgccgaggtccaccaattcgatatccccaaaagctgtctggcgtcctagcctacgccatcgctccatcttagacaaggtctgcctcgccttctttttctaccttagatattgcccttatagactttccgggtgggatcattctcatcaatacggattaagtgacccgcccaccgcaacctattgagccggattttattcacaaccggacggtcatggtatcgctcatagatttcgtcattgtgtaggctacggaatcgtccaccctcatgtagggggccaaaaattcttctgacgattcttctctcgaacgcggccaagagttcgtaattcttcttgctaagaacccaagtctcccacgaatacatgaggactggcaagatcattgccttgtacagtaagagctttgaccctatggtgagacgtttcgagcggaacagtttttgtaatctgaaataagctctgtgggctgccaacagccgtgtgcgaatttcatcgtcgtagctgttatcggtttcgcTATCATTGTCTCAgacgaccttttggtcgcttaccagcaacttcgatgttcggaccagtcttggcaaatgaattctcgttagcgcgaattacgggaccataccatcgaaaacgcctctctcgtagtttttccacgatcggtgcaaccccatatcgatcgtggatatcctcactttggatgtgatcaaaacatgtcatctttactttttttatgtgtgaagtcgcttctccactcgacgaagaTCGTAATAGGTCTCTATGCGTGctggcgttctttgagagtgcagcatttccCGATAAgcaccattcttccgttccgttgcaagTGAAGAATGAAcagtttcgactttttttgcaaATTGTGCCGAGTAAGTTTGCGGCCCTAACAATGATAACATTCCTCGGGTCAGATCATATGTCGATGTCTTATCTCCAAGCATCCATCGCCCTTCATAGGCGTTACGGGGTACTCAGTTAtgaatgacttcagtgttcattctttcctgattgtcagaaggaatTAGAGGTGGTATTATTATTCaatctcggagcaccataccaaccaGATGGtggttcgagtctatattggttccctatatgttctgacattcatcaaggctaacaagtggcggcgttcgattagaacgtaatcaatttggttgaaagtggtcctgtctggagaggcccatgtatgtttgttgaccgctttccgcgcaaaccaagtacttccattAATCATTTCCGGCGGCATTGCTAGCTGGATAGTctgcagtccgttgtcattaatagttttatgtaagctatggaagccgctTGTATACgtgttccgtccctacttgggtgttaaaatctgcaagtgtgattttgatatcatacctggaacgggtttcgagggttcgttttaccACTTCGTAGGAGGAATCCTTCTCACAACTCCCCTgaaggagcgtgaacgttaataagtCTTATATTTCGGAACTTGTCTCAcaaacgcaaagtgcatagccgttcgcttatgttttcaaagccgataacagcagctttCATTTATTGCATGACTAGGAACCCTACTCCAACCATGTGCTTaccggatggccactataataaatGGCTATGTggcgtagtggctcttctccatgaaGCCAATCCCTGTCCAgcgtatctcttgcaacgctgtcatacaaggtgtctcaaaagaaattttatatttagtggatcgattaaaaaaaaagtaagccGTATATAGAAATGTGTGTGAAATatgtttattaattattaaaatgcACTTTTTAGGgatttatttcttaaaaataatatcTTCTAAGTGTAAACCCTCGAGTTCTCGGCACTCATTTAATCGAACAGTAAAATTACTTATTACGTCTCGGCAGGTGGACTCAGGGATGGCTGACATTTCGTGGcgaatattttctttcaaatgcgCCAGTGACGTAGATTTATTGGCGTAAGctttagatttaagataacCCCATAGGAAAAACTCCATAGGAGTTAAATCTGGACTGCGTGGAGGCCAATTTATATCACCTCTCCGGGATCAATTTGCCTGAGAAAATTTCACGATTACGTGGCAAAGACATATTGGATGTTTGTGAAGTTGCTCCGTCCTGTTGAAACCATGTTCTTTCACATAACGCTCTGAATTCACTGTAACTGCACGCCccctttcattttcaaaaaagtaaggGCCGGTAATTCCCCGCGCCGATATCCCAGCCCATACGGTCACTTTAGGCGAATATAGGTGTTTCTGCTGTTTGCGTTTCGGATTCGTTGCACTCCAGTAGCGGCAGTTCTGCTTATTTAGGTGGCCAttaagatgaaaacaaaatgttgGTAAACGTTGAAAATCGCTCAATCACCTGATTTACGAAATTAAGCCTCTGACCGGCATCTTGGGGCTTTAATTCTTGcaccaattgaattttgtaggGGTGCGGCTTTAGGTCTTTGTGCATAATGCGATGTAATgatgatctatgcacatttaaaGCACTTCCGCACTTCCGAATTGAAAGATTCGGGTCGTCACGAACAGACTAATTAACATTCTCCACGTTTTCTACCGTTCTTGATGACCTAGGTCGCCCGGATTTTGATTTATCCAGCGTTGTACcagtctcttcaaacttttcaacccAATGTCGAATGAGAGGAATGCTTGGCGCAACATTTAAATGGCGAAAACCTCGAATACTGCAGAATTTTCTACGCGCTAAAGTTGCCAAATCGCCGTTTTTGTAAAACTCTAGCACGCACAACGCGCAGTCTGCTCCCGAGAAACGCTCCATAGCGACTGAATTCCCCAGAGCCAGGCTACCGATTGACATAACTCCCGCGCCTCTCGGATACGTTGCGTTCACGCAGTaagctaaataaatataaaatttattttgagaCACCTTGTGTTAGCCCTATGTTGGGACACGGTAGCGGCCAGCTGCTTAGCAGCTCTTTTTCAGTATAGGGAGCGtaccttccatgagaaaatgttgaaatcgtTAGTCCGTTCTCGTTGCCGAGTCGTCGTTGTGTATtcaatccagtccgaagctcctttCGTAGCTCCATACTTTTGGTTTTCTGCGTAAGGTTGCTAGCCCTAACTAATCCTCAacttggagaaccagttggtacgatTTGTCCCACTTTTAGGAGccggagactcgctttcatccctTTCCGTTCATACTTTTTCATTGAGAAATTTCCCCCAGCGATCACCAAGTGGAGGTGGAGGCAGGGTTTGGTAgtcgagctgttggtgctggttcagcaggcgttcttcagcttttatgctccattatgtgtaccaatccacgtttcgccctggaacctacaCTACCTTGGAGCTCAAAATTCACTGCctaaaaatttcatttactTGAAAAGGGAGCGTATGTTCATTATTCCGTTACTGAAGTCTTAGTTTTATTTTCGATTCGATACGGGATCTATTTCGAGTACCAAGACTTTATTATTCTGTGAGCAGACTGTCAGCCTGTTGGATAATCTTCAGCCACGTGGATCAGTCGACTCATCTCTGTTTTACGGTGCGAAAAGCTAGGCATTCGTCCTCCCTCTTCATAATGCATTATCTTAGGGTTATCAACGTGGAGAtgagatcatcatcaacggcgaaacaactgGTATctgctctaggcctgccttaatagggaactccagacatcctggttttgcgccgcggtccaccaattcgatatccctaaaagctattttACTCAAGTATTTATTGAGGATAGCAGTCCCGAATTTATAAACAATACTGAAACACATACTCCCCTCAACCGCTAATTCCAAAATTAAGGTATATGTtaatctaaaatctaaaaataaatatatgtgattgtaataattaattatagaGCTCTTAAAACTCGTCATAATATAGCGATGGTTGTACAA is a window encoding:
- the LOC119657126 gene encoding phosphatidylglycerol--prolipoprotein diacylglyceryl transferase yields the protein MFKIIAIVAAVCVLLAPNGETAPTALQLLPAREGYIPVYIRTGDTPLIDINPELAEAFRETENIQTREAKIEEDQPSQPASEAKSDDKKPEDQKPEPTAVAKSKRQATEDQAQDPAKAASHEDSKEDQSKSEESKKPEEAAPEAPREKREWGTQVPDTPTKTLDSKATDESQSGHGTNDDANKSL